From the Deinococcus aerolatus genome, the window TGATCGGAATGAATGAACAACTGGGGTTTAAACGGACCTCTACCCGCTACCGCTATGAGTTGAAACTGGAGGACACCCCATGACGGCAGCCACTCTGACCCTCCGCCCCGCCACCGACGCGGATCTGCCGGCCCTGGCGCGACTGATGAGCGGGGCCAATCCGCGCCACCCGGTCACGCCGCAGACCTGGGCGCAGGAGATCGCCGAACTGCGCGGGCATCCGCTGGGCCTGCACTTCACGCAGTGGCTGGCCGAGCAGGACGGGCAGCCGGTGGGCACGGCGCTGACCCTGCATCTGGCCGGGATGCACCACCCGGACCGCTACTGGGCCGAGGTGCTTGTTCCCCCACCGCACGCGCGGCGCGGCGTGGGGGGACGGCTGGCCGCCACGCTGGAGGCCCACCTGCAAGCACGCGGAGCGCGTGAGGTGCTGTCCGGCGCGTACGAGGACGAGCCGTGGGCGCTGAACTTTCTGACCCGGCGCGGCTTTTCCGAGACCATGCGGTACTTCGACAACGTGCTGGACATGGCTGAATTCGACGCTTCCGCCTGGGCCGAGGAGTCACAACTGCCGGATGGTCTGCGCGCCGTCTCGCTGGCCGAACTGATGGCACAGGTGGGCGTGGACGCCGCCGTCACCGCCTTCCACGCCGCCTTTGCCGAGGTTCGCGAGGACGTGCCGCGGTCGGGTGTTGCCACGCCGCTGACGCTGGAGGTGTTCCGCGCCCGCCTGAAAGGCCCGCAATTCTTCCCCGAAGGCATCCTGCTGGCCGTCACGGACGCGGGCGAGGTGGTGGCCCTGTCCGAGCTGCGGCCCAACGACAGCGATCCGGCGCGGCTGGACACCGGCCTGACCGGTACCCGCAGGGCGTGGCGGCGGCGCGGGCTGGCGCTGGCCCTCAAGCTGGCGGCGCTGCGGCTGGCGGGGGACATGGGGATTCGTGAGGTCTGGACCGGCAACGCGGACACCAACCTTCCCATGCTGGCGCTGAACGAACGTCTGGGCTTCTGCCCGCGCCCGGCATTTATCGAGATGCGCTGGGGGGGCGTGTGAGCGTCCCTGTCCGCCCGATTGAGGACGGCGAGTGGGAGGGGGCAGCCCGCATCCTGTCGCTGGCCCAGCCGCATGACCCCTGGAGCGCCGCAGAACTGCACAGGCGCGGGCAGGAGCAGGCGTCGTGGGGCTACACGGCTGGCGTGCTGGTGGCCGTGATGGACGGTGAGGTGCGGGGCATGGCCGCCTACGGGCAGAATCCCGGCGCGTACCACCCGCAGCGCTACGTGCTGGAGCTGGCGGTGGACCCGGCGCACGGGGGACAGGGCGTGGGCGGCGCGTTGTGGGCGGCCCTGGAAGCTGCCCTGCGCGGCCACGACGCGCGGCAGGCCCGTATCCTGGCCCGCGGGGACCACCCTGTCGCGCCCGGTTTTCTGGCCCGGCGCGGGTTCACGGCAGGCAAGCGGTACTTCACAAGTGCCCTGGACGTGACGGCCTTCGACGACTCGCCGTACCGTGACCTGCCCGGCAGGCTGGCCGCGCAGGGCGCCCGCATCCGCAGCCTGGCGCAGCTGCGGGCCGCAGGCACGCCGGACCTGGACACCCGCCTGCACGCCCTGATGTCTGATGTGCGCGGGGACGTGCCGCGCGACGATCCGGCCACGCCGCTGTCCCTGCAGGTGTTCACGGACGCCGTCCTGGGCGATCCCGGCCTGCTGCCGGAAGCCTATCTGGTGGCCGAGGCTGGAGGGGAGTGGATCGGCCAGACGGTTCTGTTTCGCAGCGGGGCCAGTCCGGAGCTGGGCACCGGGCTGACCGGCGTGACGCGGGGGTGGCGGGGCCGTGGCGTGGCGACGGCCCTGAAAGTCGCGGCCATTGGCGTGGCGCGTGGGCTGAGTGCGCCCACCATCCGCACCGACAACGCCAGTGACAACGTGCCCATGCTGCGCGTCAACGACCGTCTGGGCTTCGTGCGTGACCCGGCAACGGTCAGCTTTCTGCGGGTGTTCTGATCCGGAGGGCGGGGCGGTGAGGGACAATGGGGTGTGTTCTTCGTCTCGTCTTTCCCTCAGTCCCGGCCATGCTGCTGAGCATCGACTGGGACGCGTATTCCGGCACCCGTGAACTGGTCTTCGACGCGCCGATCTGGGGCACGCGCGATCTGGAACGGGACCGGCTGGCGGCGTGGCAGGCGCGGGCGCAGAAGCGGGGCGGGCAAGACTGGACCGCGCTGGACGACGATTTCCCCCTGTATCCCGGCTGGGAGGCGTTGCGGCAGTACGCCGGGGTGCCTGCCTTTGTGGCCCTCAGCCACGCGGACGCCTGGGGCTGGCTGAGGCAGTTTCCCGGCCAGGACGTGCTGAACATCGATTCGCACCATGACCTTGCCAGCCGCAGCGGGGACGCCCTGCGGGTGCGCCCCGGCAACTGGGCGGGCCTGGGCCTGCGGGCAGGGCTGATCCGCCGCTACACCTGCGGGTATCCGGGGTGGCACGCGGCCCTCCCGGTGGCCGAGGGCTTTGATC encodes:
- a CDS encoding GNAT family N-acetyltransferase, translated to MSVPVRPIEDGEWEGAARILSLAQPHDPWSAAELHRRGQEQASWGYTAGVLVAVMDGEVRGMAAYGQNPGAYHPQRYVLELAVDPAHGGQGVGGALWAALEAALRGHDARQARILARGDHPVAPGFLARRGFTAGKRYFTSALDVTAFDDSPYRDLPGRLAAQGARIRSLAQLRAAGTPDLDTRLHALMSDVRGDVPRDDPATPLSLQVFTDAVLGDPGLLPEAYLVAEAGGEWIGQTVLFRSGASPELGTGLTGVTRGWRGRGVATALKVAAIGVARGLSAPTIRTDNASDNVPMLRVNDRLGFVRDPATVSFLRVF
- a CDS encoding GNAT family N-acetyltransferase, whose product is MTAATLTLRPATDADLPALARLMSGANPRHPVTPQTWAQEIAELRGHPLGLHFTQWLAEQDGQPVGTALTLHLAGMHHPDRYWAEVLVPPPHARRGVGGRLAATLEAHLQARGAREVLSGAYEDEPWALNFLTRRGFSETMRYFDNVLDMAEFDASAWAEESQLPDGLRAVSLAELMAQVGVDAAVTAFHAAFAEVREDVPRSGVATPLTLEVFRARLKGPQFFPEGILLAVTDAGEVVALSELRPNDSDPARLDTGLTGTRRAWRRRGLALALKLAALRLAGDMGIREVWTGNADTNLPMLALNERLGFCPRPAFIEMRWGGV
- a CDS encoding arginase, encoding MLLSIDWDAYSGTRELVFDAPIWGTRDLERDRLAAWQARAQKRGGQDWTALDDDFPLYPGWEALRQYAGVPAFVALSHADAWGWLRQFPGQDVLNIDSHHDLASRSGDALRVRPGNWAGLGLRAGLIRRYTCGYPGWHAALPVAEGFDLERTRAEVAPLLPPEVLARATLGRDLPLPLPAQVTALLLVQSPAWTSPAHDAAFFELAQHLHCVPLTQPLRRPSAP